From Halichoerus grypus chromosome 6, mHalGry1.hap1.1, whole genome shotgun sequence, one genomic window encodes:
- the LOC118543034 gene encoding olfactory receptor 8S1-like: protein MAMKNYSAISEFILLGLSIDPNIQDILFVLFLLIYLFTLMGNFLMLLVIRADSHLHMPMYFFLRQLSFLDLCHSSVTVPKMLENLLSESKTIFVESCLAQAFFMFATGGTEACLLAVMAYDRYVAITFPLLYGQVMGNQLCVGMVWGSWGLAFADALINILLAVNLDYCEDQTIPHFSCELSALFSLSCSDTSTNFTLLLCSSVLHFFGTFLMIVFSYARIVSTILSISSTSGRGKAFSTCSSHLTIVTLFYGSGFLSYLLPTSGSPLEMMFSLQYSVVTPMLNPLIYSLQNKEVKGAMGRMFRKYLHSFM from the coding sequence ATGGCAATGAAAAACTACAGTGCTATCAGTGAGTTCATTCTCCTTGGACTATCCATTGACCCCAATATTCAGGACATACTCTTTGTGTTATTCCTTCTGATTTATCTCTTCACTCTGATGGGAAATTTCTTGATGCTGCTGGTGATTAGGGCTGATTCCCACCTCCACATGCCCATGTACTTCTTTTTGAGACAGCTCTCCTTCCTGGACCTCTGCCACTCATCTGTCACAGTCCCCAAGATGCTGGAGAATCTACTTTCTGAAAGCAAAACCATCTTTGTAGAGAGCTGCCTGGCTCAGGCCTTCTTTATGTTTGCCACGGGGGGTACTGAGGCCTGTCTGCTGGCTgtgatggcctatgaccgctaTGTAGCCATCACCTTCCCTCTGCTCTATGGCCAAGTGATGGGCAACCAGCTCTGTGTTGGGATGGTGTGGGGTTCCTGGGGCCTGGCCTTTGCTGATGCTCTCATCAATATCCTCTTGGCTGTCAATTTAGACTATTGTGAGGACCAGACTATTCCCCACTTCAGCTGTGAGCTgtctgctctcttctctctgtcttgctcAGATACCTCCACCAACTTCACACTCCTGCTCTGCTCCTCTGTCCTACATTTCTTTGGAACCTTCCTTATGATTGTTTTCTCCTATGCCCGAATTGTCTCCACCATCCTGAGTATCAGCTCCACCTCAGGCAGAGGCAaggccttctccacctgctcctcccacctcacTATTGTGACCTTGTTCTACGGCTCAGGTTTCCTCAGCTATCTCTTGCCAACTTCAGGCTCCCCTCTGGAGATGATGTTCTCCTTACAGTACAGTGTGGTCACTCCCATGCTAAACCCCCTCATTTATAGCCTGCAGAACAAGGAGGTGAAGGGAGCTATGGGAAGAATGTTCAGAAAATACTTGCATTCTTTCATGTAG